The region CCGTTCGTCTATCTCGCGTCGCAAAGTCCGCGCCGCCAGGAGTTGCTGCAACAGCTCGGCGTGCGCTTCGAGTTGCTGCTGCCGCGCCCCGACGAAGATGCCGAAGCGCTCGAAGCGGAACGGCCCGGCGAAACGCCGCACGACTATGTGCTGCGCGTGTGCGCGGCAAAAGCCGAAGCGGCACACGCACGGCTCGTCGCGAGCGGCCGGCCCGCTGCACCGATCCTCACCGCCGACACCACCGTCACGATCGACGGCGCAATCCTCGGCAAACCTACCGACGCCGACGACGCGTTCGCGATGCTCACACGCCTCGCGGGCCGCGAGCATGACGTGCTGACCGCAATCGCCGCAGTCGATGCGCAAGGCACCGCGCTGCCCGCCGTGCTGTCGCGTTCGCGCGTGCGCTTCGCGGCCGCGCCGGCCGACATGCTGCGCCGCTACGTCGCAACCGGCGAGCCCACCGGCAAGGCCGGCGCCTACGGCATTCAGGGACGCGCGGCGGAATTCGTCGAACATATCGACGGGTCCTATTCAGGTATCATGGGTTTGCCGCTTTTCGAGACAGCATCGTTGCTGCGCACTGTGCGCATCGATTTCTAAGTCCAAGAACAACACCATGACCGAAGAGATCCTGATCAACGTCACCCCTCAGGAAACGCGCGTCGCGATCGTCCAGCAGGGCTCGGTCCAGGAGCTTCACGTCGAGCGCACGCTGTCGCGCGGACGTGTCGGCAATGTCTATCTCGGCAAGGTCGTGCGCGTGCTGCCGGGCATGCAGTCCGCGTTCATCGACATCGGACTCGAGCGCGCCGCGTTCCTGCACGTCGCCGATATCTGGCATCCGCGCACCGACGGCGATGCGCAGCACCCCGCGTCGCATCAGCCGATCGAGAAGATCGTCTTCGAAGGCCAGACGCTGATGGTGCAGGTCGTGAAAGATCCGATCGGCACGAAGGGCGCGCGGCTGTCCACGCAGGTCAGCATCGCCGGACGCACCCTGGTCTATCTGCCGCAGGAACCGCACATCGGCATCTCGCAGAAGATCGAGAGCGAGGCCGAGCGCGAAGCGATCCGCGCGCGGCTCACTGCGATACTGCCGGTCGACGAAAAAGGCGGCTACATCGTCCGCACGATCGCGGAAGATGCGACGAGCGAAGAGCTCGCCGGCGACGTGTCGTACCTGCGCAAGACGTGGGCGACGATCCAGTCGCAGTCGCAACGCATGCCGGCGACCACGCTGCTATACCAGGATCTGAATCTCGCGCAACGTGTGCTGCGCGACTTCGTCAACGACGAAACCACGCGCATCCAGATCGATTCGCGCGAGACCTTCCAGATGCTGACGGATTTCGCCGCCGAGTTCACGCCGGCGGTGTCGTCGAAGCTGCATCACTACACCGGCGAGCGGCCGCTGTTCGATCTGTACAACATCGAGACCGAGATCCAGCGCGCGCTGTCGCGACGCGTCGATCTGAAGTCAGGCGGCTATCTCGTGATCGACCAGACCGAGGCGATGACGACGATCGACGTGAACACCGGCGGCTACGTCGGTGCGCGCAATTTCGACGACACGATCTTCAAGACCAATCTCGAAGCGGCGCACACGATCGCGCGTCAGTTGCGGCTACGCAATCTGG is a window of Paraburkholderia flava DNA encoding:
- a CDS encoding Maf family protein translates to MSTTDLHPFVYLASQSPRRQELLQQLGVRFELLLPRPDEDAEALEAERPGETPHDYVLRVCAAKAEAAHARLVASGRPAAPILTADTTVTIDGAILGKPTDADDAFAMLTRLAGREHDVLTAIAAVDAQGTALPAVLSRSRVRFAAAPADMLRRYVATGEPTGKAGAYGIQGRAAEFVEHIDGSYSGIMGLPLFETASLLRTVRIDF
- the rng gene encoding ribonuclease G — translated: MTEEILINVTPQETRVAIVQQGSVQELHVERTLSRGRVGNVYLGKVVRVLPGMQSAFIDIGLERAAFLHVADIWHPRTDGDAQHPASHQPIEKIVFEGQTLMVQVVKDPIGTKGARLSTQVSIAGRTLVYLPQEPHIGISQKIESEAEREAIRARLTAILPVDEKGGYIVRTIAEDATSEELAGDVSYLRKTWATIQSQSQRMPATTLLYQDLNLAQRVLRDFVNDETTRIQIDSRETFQMLTDFAAEFTPAVSSKLHHYTGERPLFDLYNIETEIQRALSRRVDLKSGGYLVIDQTEAMTTIDVNTGGYVGARNFDDTIFKTNLEAAHTIARQLRLRNLGGVIIIDFIDMENVEHRDQVLGELKKALSRDRTRVTVNGFSQLGLVEMTRKRTRESLAHVLCEPCPVCQGKGQVKTSRTVCYDVLREILRESRQFNPREFRVVASQQVIDLFLEEESQHLAMLMDFIGKPVSLQVESNLSQEQYDIVLM